In the Agromyces flavus genome, ATGTGCATCGCCGGCCTGATGGCCAGCGCCGCGACGATCGCCGCGACGGCGCCGCCGATCCACGAGATCCACGCGGTGGTCCCCATCTCGGAGGCGTAGCCGCCGATCCATGGGGCGATGAAGAGCAGTACGCCGAGGCCGAGCTGCACGTATTCGGTGGCGACCAGGCCGGGCATCGCGAGGTTCACGAGGCCGGAGGCGACCAGCAGGACGCCGAGCACGAGCATCCAGACCATCGAGGCGCCTTCGCGCTCCAGGAAGATTCCGGACAGGGCGACGACGGCGCCCACGCCGACGGCGACCCAGTCCTCCCAACGCGTCCATTTCCGCATTCGAACTCACCCTCCTTCGACAGGTGGCGACTCCCGATCCGGGGGTCCATTTGCGACGCTATTCCCGACTGACCGCCCGGTCAAGATCCGACCGGACGATCGGCGCGATCAGCGGCCGAGCGCGCGGGCGGCGAGGTCGACGTCGTCGAGGTCGTTCCACAGGTGGAACGCCACGCGCGCCCGTCCGGCACGTCCGGACGCCGTGATGCCCGCCGCGGTCAGGCGCGCGAGGTCGGTTCCGTCGGCGTCGGCCCACGTCACGATCGCGCTCGGCGCCGAGGGGAGGTCGAGGCGCTCGCGGAACGCGGCGGCGAGTGCCAGGTCATGCTCGCGGACCGCCGACATGTCGAGGCTCGCGGCGAGTCCGAGCGCAGCCTCGGCGCCGGCCCACGCGTGCCACGCGGGCGAGACGTCGAACCGGCGCGCGCCCGCGGCGAGGTGCAGATCGGGCCCGTAGCACGACGCCCACGGATCCTCGCCGGAGTACCAGCCGGCGGTGAGCGGGACGAGCTCGTCGAGCGCCCGGTCGCTCACCGACATGAACGCAGCGCCACGCGGCGCCGACAGCCACTTGTAGGCGTGGCACACGATCAGGTCGGCGTCCAGGCCGTCCGTCGGCATCCAGCCCGTGGCCTGCGTGGTGTCGATCAGCACCAGGGCACCGACCGACCGGGCGGCGGCGATGACGGATGTCGCATCCGCGAGCTCGCCCGTGGCCGACTGCACGAGCGAGAACGCGACCAACCACGTGCGAGGTCCGATCGCGTCGGCGAGTCGGTCGATCGGGGCGTGCCGCACGCTGAGGTCGCCGCGCGCGAGGAAGGGGGCGACCACCGAGCTGAAGTCGCCGTCGACGCACACGATCTCGGCGCCCGAGGGTGCCGAGGCCGCGGCGAGGGAGACGAACGGTGAGATCTGCGAGCCGACCGCGACGCGATCGGGCGATGCGCCCAGCAGTGTCGCCGCGTGGCCGCGGGCGCGTTTCACGACTCCGGTGTACTCCGCAGCGGACGCCGACCCCGAGGACCAGCGCGCGAGGTCGTGCTCGAGCGCCTCGACGGTCGCCGCGGCGGGGATGCCGAGCGTGCACGCGGCGAGATAGCCGCGGCCGGCGGCGAAGCGCAGTTCCGGCAGGGCACGCGAAGCGGTTCGAGCGGTGGATGGGGTCTCGGTTCGCATGTGGACCAGCCTGCGCCGCGACATCCGATTCGTCGAGACCTGCCTCTGGATCGATTGCATAAGCAGGGCTTATCGTTGGGTCATGCCCGCCGCCGCAGACCCGATCCATCCCGGCGCCGCCGATCTCGACGCAATGAGCCTGATCGTGCTCCGAGCGGTGGCCGACCACGGCACCATCACCGCAGCCGCCGCCGCGCTCGGCTTCAGCCAGCCCGCCCTGAGCCAGCAGATGCGCCGCGCCGAGGCGCGCGCCGGCATGGCGCTCGTCGAGCGCACGGGGCGCGGCATCCGCCTGACCGCGGCCGGCCGGCTGCTCGCGAGGCACGGCACGACGATCGCCACCACGCTCGAAGCCGCGCGCGGCGAGCTCGCGGAGCTCCGCGGACTCCGGTCCGGCCGCGTGCGGCTGATGGCGTTCCCCTCGGCGTCGCCGACGGTCGTCCCGGAGTTCATGGCCGAGATGGCCGCGCAGCACCCGGGCGTGCAGGTGAGCTTCGTCGAGGCCGAGCCGCCCGAGGCGGTGCGAGCGGTGCGCGAGGATCGTGCCGACCTCGCGCTCACCTTCAGCTATCCCGGCGACCGCAGCGACCCGCACCGCGAGAGCGCCCGCGGACTCGAGGTCGGCGCGATCGGCGTCGACCCGATGCACGTCGTGCTGCCGGCCGACCATCCGCTCGCCGCGCGCGACGCCGTCGACCTCGCCGACCTCGCGGGGGAGCGGTGGATCGCCGGCTGTCCCCGGTGCCGCGGCCACCTGCTCGAGCTGTGCGACGTCGCCGGCTTCGAGCCGACCATCGCGGTGGAGACCGACAACTTCGTCGCCGTCGAGGAGCTCGTCGCGAGCGGTTTGGGCGTCGCGGTGCTGCCCGGACTCGCGGTGGAGTCGGCGGGTGCCCGGCCCGGAGTCGCGGTGCGCGCCACCGTCAACGACGACCGGCGCACCCTGCACCTCGTCGCGGCCAGGGGCGGCACAGGGATACCGGCCGTGGCGGTCGCCGCCGACCTCCTCACCCGTCTGGTGGGCCGTCGGACCGCGCGATCCGCGGGCCGTAACATTGACGGCGATGCCTGATACGACCGACCTCACGACCACCGCGACCGGCAGCGACATCCGCGTGCGCTTCTGCCCGTCGCCCACCGGCACCCCGCACGTCGGCCTGGTGCGCACGGCCCTCTTCAACTGGGCGTACGCGCGCCACACCGGTGGCACGTTCGTGTTCCGCATCGAGGACACCGATGCGGCGCGCGACACCGAGGAGAGCTACGAGCAGATCATCGACGCGCTCACCTGGCTCGGCCTCGAGTGGGACGAGGGCATCGGCGTCGGTGGGCCGCACGCACCGTACCGGCAGTCGCAGCGCCTCGACATCTACCGCGACGTCGTCGAGCGGTTGAAGGCGGCCGGGCACGTGTACGAGAGCTACTCCACGGCCGACGAGATCGACGCGCGCAACGAGGCGGCGGGCCGCCCGAAGCAGTTCGGGTACGACAACTTCGATCGCGACCTCACCGACGAGCAGCGGGCGGCGTACCGGGCCGAGGGACGCGAGCCCGCGCTGCGGCTGCTGGTGCCCGACGACCTCGACCTCGGCTTCGACGATCTCGTGCGCGGGCCGATCGACTTCCCGGCCGGATCGACCACCGACTTCGTCGTCGTGCGCCCGAACGGCGCGCCGCTGTACACGCTGGTGAATCCCGTCGACGACGCGCTCATGGGCATCACGCACGCCCTCCGCGGCGAGGACCTTCTCTCGTCGACCGCGCGGCAGATCGCCCTCTACCACGCGCTCATCGACGTCGGCGTGGCGAGCTCCATCCCGCGGTTCGGCCACCTGCCGTACGTGATGGGCGAGGGGAACAAGAAGCTCTCGAAGCGCGATCCCGAGTCGAACCTCTTCCACCACCGTGACCGCGGCTTCATCCCCGAGGGCCTGGTGAACTACCTCTCGCTCCTCGGCTGGGGCTTCTCGGCCGACCGCGACGTGTTCAGCCGCGACGAGCTCGTGGCGAAGTTCGACGTCGCCGACGTCAACCCCAACCCCGCCCGTTTCGACCTGAAGAAGGCCGAGGCGATCAACGGCGACCACCTGCGCCGGCTGGATGTCGCGGACTTCGCCGCACGCACGGTGCCGTACCTGCAGTCGGCCGGCGTCGTCGATTCGCCCCTCACCCCGAGCCAGGAGGCGATCCTCGCCGAGGCCGCACCGCTCGTGCAGGAGCGCATCGCCCTGCTCGGCGAGGCACCTGGCATGCTGGGCTTCCTGTTCACGGATGCCGCGACCCTCGAGTACGACGAGGCGGCCGTCGGGTCGCTTCCGGCCGACGCTCCCGCGGTGCTCGCGGCCGCGCGCGAGGCGCTCGAGCGGCTCCCGGGCGAGTCGTGGACGACCGACGAGATCGAGGAGGCGCTGCGCGACGCGATCGTCGACGGACTCGGCCTGAAGCCCCGTGTCGCCTTCGGCCCGATCCGCGTCGCGATCTCCGGACGACGCGTCTCGCCGCCGCTCTTCGAGTCGATGCAGATCCTCGGCCGCGTCGACTCGCTCGAGCGGATCGACCGCCTCGCGGCGCTCATCGGCTGACGCGCCCGGGTGCCCTCGCCGTTTTGGCGAGCGTCCGACCGTAGGCTAGAGTTACATGTCGGCCCGGGAACTCGTTCCGGGGCCATTGGGGTATGGTGTAATTGGCAACACGGCTGATTCTGGTTCAGTTGTTCTTGGTTCGAGTCCAGGTACCCCAGCAGTGAGAAAGCCCCGGTCACGCCCGGGGTTTTCGCGTATCTGGAGCGATCCTCCCGGCATGTCCGATTCAGCTGGTCTGTGCCGCTTTCGACGGAGCATCTCGCAGCTTCGGCCGATGTTCCGCGCGGGGCGGTTCAGCCGCGAGGCAGGCCCTGGAACTCCGAGAAGAGCCCCATGAGTTCGTCGTCGACCTCGCGCTGCGTGAGCAGGATGCCGATGGTGCCATCCGGGTCGACGTGGAAGGTCGTCCCCTGCCCTCCCAACCAGGTGTACCGTCCGCGGTGTGGGCCACTCGTCGCCACGCTGACGCCATACCCCCACCCCGTCTCGTCCCAGAACGTCGGGGAGAAGAAGCTGTCGGGCGC is a window encoding:
- a CDS encoding SPW repeat domain-containing protein — translated: MRKWTRWEDWVAVGVGAVVALSGIFLEREGASMVWMLVLGVLLVASGLVNLAMPGLVATEYVQLGLGVLLFIAPWIGGYASEMGTTAWISWIGGAVAAIVAALAIRPAMHMHDQAIPH
- a CDS encoding aminotransferase class V-fold PLP-dependent enzyme, which produces MRTETPSTARTASRALPELRFAAGRGYLAACTLGIPAAATVEALEHDLARWSSGSASAAEYTGVVKRARGHAATLLGASPDRVAVGSQISPFVSLAAASAPSGAEIVCVDGDFSSVVAPFLARGDLSVRHAPIDRLADAIGPRTWLVAFSLVQSATGELADATSVIAAARSVGALVLIDTTQATGWMPTDGLDADLIVCHAYKWLSAPRGAAFMSVSDRALDELVPLTAGWYSGEDPWASCYGPDLHLAAGARRFDVSPAWHAWAGAEAALGLAASLDMSAVREHDLALAAAFRERLDLPSAPSAIVTWADADGTDLARLTAAGITASGRAGRARVAFHLWNDLDDVDLAARALGR
- a CDS encoding LysR family transcriptional regulator, coding for MPAAADPIHPGAADLDAMSLIVLRAVADHGTITAAAAALGFSQPALSQQMRRAEARAGMALVERTGRGIRLTAAGRLLARHGTTIATTLEAARGELAELRGLRSGRVRLMAFPSASPTVVPEFMAEMAAQHPGVQVSFVEAEPPEAVRAVREDRADLALTFSYPGDRSDPHRESARGLEVGAIGVDPMHVVLPADHPLAARDAVDLADLAGERWIAGCPRCRGHLLELCDVAGFEPTIAVETDNFVAVEELVASGLGVAVLPGLAVESAGARPGVAVRATVNDDRRTLHLVAARGGTGIPAVAVAADLLTRLVGRRTARSAGRNIDGDA
- the gltX gene encoding glutamate--tRNA ligase, producing the protein MPDTTDLTTTATGSDIRVRFCPSPTGTPHVGLVRTALFNWAYARHTGGTFVFRIEDTDAARDTEESYEQIIDALTWLGLEWDEGIGVGGPHAPYRQSQRLDIYRDVVERLKAAGHVYESYSTADEIDARNEAAGRPKQFGYDNFDRDLTDEQRAAYRAEGREPALRLLVPDDLDLGFDDLVRGPIDFPAGSTTDFVVVRPNGAPLYTLVNPVDDALMGITHALRGEDLLSSTARQIALYHALIDVGVASSIPRFGHLPYVMGEGNKKLSKRDPESNLFHHRDRGFIPEGLVNYLSLLGWGFSADRDVFSRDELVAKFDVADVNPNPARFDLKKAEAINGDHLRRLDVADFAARTVPYLQSAGVVDSPLTPSQEAILAEAAPLVQERIALLGEAPGMLGFLFTDAATLEYDEAAVGSLPADAPAVLAAAREALERLPGESWTTDEIEEALRDAIVDGLGLKPRVAFGPIRVAISGRRVSPPLFESMQILGRVDSLERIDRLAALIG